In Dioscorea cayenensis subsp. rotundata cultivar TDr96_F1 chromosome 9, TDr96_F1_v2_PseudoChromosome.rev07_lg8_w22 25.fasta, whole genome shotgun sequence, a genomic segment contains:
- the LOC120268284 gene encoding ribosomal RNA large subunit methyltransferase E, translating to MSGAAGSPDFFCRQAQRLGYVARSAFKLLEMQKQYKLITPGASVLDLGCAPGAWLQVACQSLGPLEKGGVVVGVDVKKVKVPSSHCDSRVRTVCADAMTLLKDHARALSPQEKGFSVILSDMCPVVSGITTKDAALSVELGRRALSLAVSKVSLSGSADDSDDREPDANEAGVLRRGGNLVIKLLESEDVQGFSKFCKSRFKKASMLRPKATRSCSREIYLICQGLLK from the exons ATGAGCGGCGCCGCGGGATCGCCGGACTTCTTTTGTCGACAAGCTCAGCGCCTTGGCTACGTCGCTCGTTCTGCTTTCAAG TTGCTGGAGATGCAGAAGCAGTACAAGCTTATAACCCCTGGAGCTTCTGTTCTTGATCTTGGATGCGCTCCTGGTGCTTGGCTTCAG GTGGCATGCCAGAGCTTAGGTCCTTTGGAGAAGGGAGGAGTGGTTGTTGGTGTGGATGTGAAG AAGGTGAAGGTTCCTTCTTCTCATTGTGACTCAAGAGTGAGGACTGTTTGTGCTGATGCTATGACTCTTCTTAAAGATCATGCTCGAGCTCTCTCACCACAG GAGAAGGGCTTTTCTGTCATACTATCGGACATGTGCCCTGTTGTTTCTGGTATCACCACCAAAGATGCAGCTTTATCTGTTGAATTGGGAAGGCGAGCTCTCTCATTGGCTGTCAGCAAGGTCTCATTATCTGGTTCAGCTGATGATAGTGATGACAGAGAACCTGATGCAAATGAAGCTGGTGTTCTCCGGCGTGGGGGCAATCTTGTTATAAAGCTTCTCGAAAGCGAAGATGTACaag gattttcaaaattttgcaagtCTCGTTTCAAGAAGGCATCGATGTTAAGGCCTAAGGCGACTAGATCTTGTTCTCGAGAGATATACCTAATATGCCAAGGTTTATTAAAGTAG